Within Methyloversatilis discipulorum, the genomic segment GCCCTTCACCGTCTCGATCACTTCGGGGCCGGACAGGCCGAGCCGGCCTTCTTCCGACATGACCAGCGCGTCGCACAGCCGGGCGACGATGCCCATGCCGCCGAAGGCACCGCACGAGCCGCCGATCAGGCCATAGACCGGGATGCCGTCGGCACGCGCGGCGAGCAGTGCGCGCATCAGTTCGGAAATGGCGATCAGGCCGGCGTTGGCCTCATGCAGCCGCACGCCGCCGGAGTCGATGGCCAGCAGCACCGCCGCCGGGCGCGTGCGGCGGGCACGCTCGAACAGGCCGCGCAGCTTGGCACCGTGGATTTCGCCGACGGCGCCGCCATTGAATTCGCCCTGCTGGGCGCCGACCAGCACCGGCCGGCCGTCGAGCGTGGCTTCGCCGACCACGACGCCGTCGTCGAAGGCGACCGGCAGGTCGAGCACGGCCAGGTGCGGGCTGGTGAGCCGTTCGTGCGGGCCGCACAGTTCGCGGAAGCTGTTGGCGTCGACCAGACCGGCGATGCGCGCGCGGGCGTCGGCTTCGAACCACGAATGTCGTTGCAGGCGGCTCATGCGCGGTCCTCCAGCGCTTCCAGCGCCTGATCGAGGCGCAGGCTGACGACGGCCGGTGTCGCACCGGCGTCGTTGATGGCAAGTGCGAGGCCGCCAGCGGCGTGGCGGGCGACGGCGTCGCTGAGGACCGCTTCCCAGGTTTCGCGGAAGCCGTGCGCCGAGGTGTTCACTTCGATGTCGCAGCGGTCAGCCATGCTGCCGCGGTCGACCAGGATTTCGAGGTTGCCGGAGGACACGACGCCGCACAGTGCGGCGGCCGCGTCGGCACGCGCGCAGGGCGCGCTCGGCAGCGAGAGGGTGAAGCGTTCCATATCGGTTCTCCGTTCACCAGTTGCGGAAGCGGCGCGGCGGGTCGTACAGGCCGCCGGATGCGCGCACCAGGTCCTTGATGCTGCGTGCGGCGAGCAGGTCGCGTGTGGCGTCGCGCTTGTCGACGCCGATGTCTTCGGGGCGGCGGATGACACCGCGGTCGCGCAGGTTCTCCACCATGCGCGTGTCGCGCGCGCGGCCCACCGGTGTGTAGCCGGCGACGCCGCGTATCGCCTGTTCGCGTTCGGCGGCGCTGCGGCACAGCAGCAGGTTGGCGATGCCTTCCTCGGTCACGATGTGGGTCACGTCGTCGCCGTGGATCATGATGGGCGGCAGGTCCATGCCCATGTCTTCCATCAGCTGCCAGGCGTCCAGCCGCTCGACGAAGGCCGGCGCCATGTGCTCGCGGAAGGTTTCCACCGTCTGCACCACCAGCTTCTGGCCGCGCGTGGCGACGGCATTGCCGGCGCGTTCGCGGCCGGCGCGCAGCCAGGCCGGGCTGGCGTGACGCCGCCCGCGCGCGTCCGAGCCCATGTTCGGCGCGCCGCCGAAGCCGGCGATGCGGCCCAGCGTAGCGGTCGAGCTGTTGCCGGCGAGGTCGATCTGCAGCGTCGAGCCGATGAACATGTCGCAGGCGTACAGGCCGGCGGTCTGGCAGAAGGCGCGGTTGGACCGCATGCTGCCGTCGCGGCCGGTGAAGAACACGTCGGAGCGGGCGGCGACGTAGTTCTCCATGCCGACTTCGGAGCCGAAGCTGTGAACCGATTCGACGAAGCCCGCCTCGATCGCCGGGATCAGCGTCGGGTGCGGATTCAGCGCCCAGTGGCTGCAGATCTTGCCGCGCAGGCCCAGCGATTCGGCATAGGTCGGCAGCAGCAGTTCGATCGCCGCGGTGTCGAAACCGATGCCGTGATTCAGGCGCTGCACGCCGTACTCGGCGTAGATGCCCTTGATCGCCATCATCGCCATCAACACCTGGATCTCGGTGATCTGCGCCGGGTCGCGGGTGAACAGCGGTTCGATGTAGTTGGGGCGCGGCGCGACGACGAAGGCGTCGGTCCAGTCGGCCGGGATGTCGACGCGCGGCAGGCGGTCGAGCTTCTCGTTGACCTGGGCGATGACGATGCCGTGGCGGAAGGCGGTGGCTTCGACGATGGCCGGCGTGTCCTCGGTGTTCGGGCCGAGGTAGAGATTGCCGTCGGCGTCGGCCGCCTGGGCGGCGATCAGGCACACGTCGGGCGTGAGATCGACGAAGTAGCGGCCGAACAGTTCGAGATAGGTGTGGATGGCGCCGATGGCGATGCGCCGCTCCTCGACCAGCCGCGCCAGCCGGTTCGCCTGCGGGCCGGAGAACGAGAAGTCCAGCCGGTTCGCGATGCCGCGCTCGAATACGTCGATGTGCGCCGGCAGCGCCAGCACCGACTGCACCATGTGCAGATCGTGCAGGCGCTCGGGTGAGCAGTCGGCCAGCGATCCGGCGAGGAAGTCGGCCTGCTTCTGGTTGTTGCCTTCGAGGCAGACGCGATCGCCCGGCTCGATCGCCGCTTCCAGCGCCGCGATGATGTCGGCCGCGGCGATCTCGCGGCCGCGGGTGAGCGGCGCCAGCCGTTCGAGCCGGCGCGCCCGGCGCGCCGCACGTTGATTCCAGGGCGCGCCCATCTTCAGCTCCCCTGGTAGTGGTCGGGCAGCCACATCGCGATGCCCGGCATCAGGCACAGCAGCAGCACCGCCAGCAGCATGAGCCAGATGAAGGGCAGCACGCCCTTCATGATGGCCTTCAGCGGAATGTCGGGTGCGATGCCGTTGATGACGAACAGGTTCAGCCCGACCGGCGGCGTGACCAGACCGGCCTCCAGCATGATGGTCATGATGACGCCGAACCAGATCAGGTCGAAGCCGTGCGTATTCAGCGCCGGCAGGATGATGGGCGTCACCATCAGGATGATGGCCACCGGCGGCAGGAAGAAGCCGAGCACCAGCAGCAGCAGGCACACCGCGACGAAGAAGCCCCACTTGCCGATCGGCAGCGTCACCAGCCACTGCGCGGCTTCCTGGGTGATGTTCAGGTTGCTCATGACCCAGGTGTAGAGGAAGGACATGCCGATGATCATCATGATCATGCAGCTCTCCTTCACCGTGCCGTTCAGGATGACCTTGAGGTCGGCCCAGCGGTAGCACTTGTAGATGGTCATCACCATCAGCAGCGAGAAGAAGGCGCCGATGCCGGCCACTTCCGACGGCGTGGCCCAGCCGCCGTACAGCGCGATCATGACGATGGCGATGACGGCGAGGAAGGGCGCGAAGCGCGGCAGTGATTCCAGGCGCTCGGCCCAGCTGTAGTGCTCGTCCTGCAGCAGCGCGTGCGAACCGTCGCCACTGGCGTCGGCCGAAGCGCGCGCCTGTGCCTTCTCCTTCTTGTAGCG encodes:
- a CDS encoding biotin-independent malonate decarboxylase subunit beta, which produces MSRLQRHSWFEADARARIAGLVDANSFRELCGPHERLTSPHLAVLDLPVAFDDGVVVGEATLDGRPVLVGAQQGEFNGGAVGEIHGAKLRGLFERARRTRPAAVLLAIDSGGVRLHEANAGLIAISELMRALLAARADGIPVYGLIGGSCGAFGGMGIVARLCDALVMSEEGRLGLSGPEVIETVKGVDEFDSKDRALVWRVTGGKLRRSLGDATMLVDDDIAAFRDAARSLLARPVPARDLAALDADQRALTQRAARHADARDGLDIWRALGLPEPALIPMLDAADFNRLLAPLSPTEAA
- the mdcC gene encoding malonate decarboxylase acyl carrier protein; the protein is MERFTLSLPSAPCARADAAAALCGVVSSGNLEILVDRGSMADRCDIEVNTSAHGFRETWEAVLSDAVARHAAGGLALAINDAGATPAVVSLRLDQALEALEDRA
- the mdcA gene encoding malonate decarboxylase subunit alpha, whose amino-acid sequence is MGAPWNQRAARRARRLERLAPLTRGREIAAADIIAALEAAIEPGDRVCLEGNNQKQADFLAGSLADCSPERLHDLHMVQSVLALPAHIDVFERGIANRLDFSFSGPQANRLARLVEERRIAIGAIHTYLELFGRYFVDLTPDVCLIAAQAADADGNLYLGPNTEDTPAIVEATAFRHGIVIAQVNEKLDRLPRVDIPADWTDAFVVAPRPNYIEPLFTRDPAQITEIQVLMAMMAIKGIYAEYGVQRLNHGIGFDTAAIELLLPTYAESLGLRGKICSHWALNPHPTLIPAIEAGFVESVHSFGSEVGMENYVAARSDVFFTGRDGSMRSNRAFCQTAGLYACDMFIGSTLQIDLAGNSSTATLGRIAGFGGAPNMGSDARGRRHASPAWLRAGRERAGNAVATRGQKLVVQTVETFREHMAPAFVERLDAWQLMEDMGMDLPPIMIHGDDVTHIVTEEGIANLLLCRSAAEREQAIRGVAGYTPVGRARDTRMVENLRDRGVIRRPEDIGVDKRDATRDLLAARSIKDLVRASGGLYDPPRRFRNW
- a CDS encoding TRAP transporter large permease; its protein translation is MDMLTLSLLFAVATFVGLFSGMPIAFALGGVALLFMLFFMPLSSLTLVTETIYAELDNFTLLTIPLFVLMGAAIGKSRAGEDLYASLNRWLYRVPGGLGVANTLACSVFSAMCGSSPATCSAIGSSGIPQMRSRGYSEGLSTGLIAAGGTLGILIPPSLTLILYGLATEQSIGKLFMAGVGPGLLLTLLFALYVMWRYKKEKAQARASADASGDGSHALLQDEHYSWAERLESLPRFAPFLAVIAIVMIALYGGWATPSEVAGIGAFFSLLMVMTIYKCYRWADLKVILNGTVKESCMIMMIIGMSFLYTWVMSNLNITQEAAQWLVTLPIGKWGFFVAVCLLLLVLGFFLPPVAIILMVTPIILPALNTHGFDLIWFGVIMTIMLEAGLVTPPVGLNLFVINGIAPDIPLKAIMKGVLPFIWLMLLAVLLLCLMPGIAMWLPDHYQGS